The following proteins come from a genomic window of Vallitaleaceae bacterium 9-2:
- the araA gene encoding L-arabinose isomerase, producing the protein MKLAKTYEFWFITGSQHLYGPKVLQQVEEDTLNMVKGLNAQGDFNYRIVFKEVVKTPDEITSLIKEANVTQKCAGIIGWMHTFSPAKMWIAGLSILNKPFLHLHTQFNRDIPWDDIDMDFMNLNQSAHGGREFGFINTRLRMPRKVVVGYWEAPKVQQQIGDFMNVAVALSESRQLKIARFGDNMRFVAVTEGDKVEAEIKLGWQIHGYGIGDLVDYIEKVTDDEVEALYKEYEASYNILDTKEESVASIKYQAKLEIAMERFLVDGGFGAFTTTFEDLHGVKQLPGLAVQRLMEKGYGFAGEGDWKTAGLVRLVKIMGQFKGKGTSFMEDYTYHLDPQNAMVLGAHMLEVCPSIANEKPNILVNPLGIGDREDPARFTFSCKTGPALNASIIDMGGRMRLIINEVDAVKVPQQMPKLPVAQAMWKPQPSLEEGAMAWILAGGAHHTVFSLDVGAQELLDFAEFLDIETVLINNDTNMKTFRQDLKLSDVLWNLKR; encoded by the coding sequence ATGAAATTAGCAAAAACTTATGAATTTTGGTTTATTACTGGAAGTCAACACCTTTATGGACCGAAGGTGCTTCAGCAAGTCGAAGAAGATACGCTTAACATGGTCAAGGGGTTAAATGCTCAAGGTGATTTCAACTATAGGATTGTTTTTAAAGAGGTTGTAAAAACACCGGATGAGATTACATCCCTTATTAAGGAAGCAAATGTAACGCAAAAGTGTGCAGGAATTATTGGGTGGATGCATACGTTTTCTCCGGCAAAGATGTGGATTGCAGGATTATCAATTTTGAATAAACCGTTTTTGCATTTACACACCCAATTTAACAGAGATATTCCTTGGGATGATATTGATATGGACTTCATGAACTTAAACCAATCAGCTCATGGTGGTCGAGAGTTTGGTTTTATCAATACGCGATTACGTATGCCGAGAAAAGTTGTTGTAGGTTATTGGGAAGCACCTAAGGTGCAACAACAAATAGGGGACTTTATGAATGTAGCAGTGGCATTATCTGAAAGCAGACAATTAAAAATTGCGCGCTTTGGTGATAATATGCGTTTTGTTGCTGTAACAGAAGGCGATAAGGTTGAAGCAGAGATAAAACTTGGATGGCAAATTCATGGATATGGTATTGGTGATTTAGTGGATTATATTGAAAAGGTGACTGACGATGAAGTAGAAGCGCTTTATAAAGAATATGAAGCAAGCTATAACATCTTAGACACGAAAGAAGAAAGTGTGGCATCGATTAAATATCAGGCAAAACTCGAAATTGCTATGGAACGATTTTTAGTTGATGGTGGATTTGGTGCTTTTACAACAACGTTTGAAGATTTGCACGGAGTTAAGCAACTGCCGGGCTTAGCGGTACAACGACTTATGGAAAAAGGCTATGGATTTGCTGGAGAAGGCGATTGGAAAACAGCAGGTCTTGTCCGACTTGTAAAAATTATGGGACAATTTAAAGGTAAAGGAACTTCGTTTATGGAAGACTATACATATCATTTGGATCCTCAAAATGCAATGGTCTTGGGAGCGCATATGCTGGAAGTGTGTCCGTCTATTGCAAATGAAAAACCCAATATATTAGTTAATCCGTTGGGTATAGGTGATCGTGAAGATCCGGCTCGATTCACATTTTCATGTAAAACCGGTCCGGCCTTGAATGCATCTATTATAGATATGGGTGGTCGCATGCGACTTATTATCAATGAAGTGGATGCGGTTAAAGTACCGCAACAGATGCCTAAGCTTCCAGTGGCACAGGCAATGTGGAAGCCCCAACCATCGTTAGAAGAAGGAGCTATGGCTTGGATTCTTGCTGGAGGAGCTCATCATACCGTCTTTTCTTTAGATGTTGGAGCACAAGAATTGCTTGATTTTGCAGAGTTTTTAGACATTGAAACGGTTCTTATCAACAACGATACGAATATGAAGACATTTCGTCAAGACTTAAAATTGAGTGATGTCCTATGGAACCTAAAGCGCTAG
- a CDS encoding GntR family transcriptional regulator: protein MATNEPKYQRVKEHIIEYIISNNLKYNDPIKSEIELMKEFNVSRHTIRKSIGDLVNEGWLYKHQGRGTFVANTKPKAPGKGKLIGVITTYIKDYIFPEIISGIEDILSEQGYSILLGNTNNDIEKERAILKNMLKHNLSGLIVEPTKSIFPNHNQDLFLRLQSQGVPILFIHATYQNVNASYVIEDDQKAGYLATKCLIENGHERIAGIFKQDDMQGHGRYSGYLQALREASLDPVEGDVLWYTTENKEQLMDVHNINAIEHLIDGCSALVCYNDQISIGVIQLLNQMGKTVPEDMSLVSFDNSDMANKGAVKLTTIAHPKAILGETAAKHMLKLIQKEETMIHDIIEPELIQKNSVLPFKK, encoded by the coding sequence ATGGCAACCAATGAACCGAAGTATCAACGTGTTAAGGAACATATTATTGAATATATTATATCAAACAACTTAAAATACAATGACCCGATTAAATCAGAAATCGAACTGATGAAAGAATTTAATGTCAGTCGGCATACAATCCGTAAGTCGATTGGTGATCTCGTCAATGAAGGATGGCTTTATAAGCATCAAGGCAGAGGAACTTTTGTTGCCAACACTAAGCCAAAGGCACCGGGAAAAGGGAAGTTAATCGGAGTGATTACAACCTACATCAAAGATTATATTTTTCCTGAGATTATCTCGGGTATTGAAGATATTCTTAGTGAACAAGGCTATAGTATCCTTCTTGGAAATACAAATAATGATATTGAAAAAGAACGGGCGATATTAAAGAATATGCTCAAACATAATTTATCCGGATTGATTGTTGAACCTACAAAAAGTATTTTTCCAAATCATAACCAAGACTTGTTTTTAAGACTTCAAAGTCAGGGTGTGCCTATTTTATTTATTCACGCGACATATCAAAATGTAAATGCTTCCTATGTCATTGAAGATGACCAAAAGGCAGGGTATTTGGCAACAAAATGTCTTATTGAAAATGGTCATGAACGTATTGCAGGAATTTTTAAACAAGATGATATGCAGGGGCATGGAAGATACTCAGGATATCTTCAAGCATTACGAGAAGCTTCTCTAGACCCTGTGGAAGGCGACGTGCTTTGGTATACAACGGAAAACAAAGAGCAACTCATGGATGTACATAATATCAATGCGATTGAACATTTGATTGATGGATGTAGCGCTCTTGTATGCTATAATGATCAGATTTCTATCGGAGTGATTCAACTGCTAAATCAAATGGGTAAAACCGTGCCTGAGGATATGTCTTTAGTGAGTTTTGACAATTCGGATATGGCGAATAAAGGAGCCGTAAAGCTGACGACCATTGCGCATCCAAAAGCGATATTAGGAGAGACAGCTGCAAAACATATGCTAAAACTCATACAAAAAGAAGAAACGATGATTCATGATATTATTGAGCCGGAGTTAATTCAAAAAAATTCGGTCTTACCATTTAAAAAATAA
- the gdhA gene encoding NADP-specific glutamate dehydrogenase, which produces MKNLQYIMDEAKKRNPNEPEFLQAVQEVLESLEPVAEKYPEYVEAGIFERMIEPERQIMFRVPWVDDQGKVNVNRGFRVQFNSAIGPYKGGLRFHPSVNLGIIKFLGFEQIFKNSLTSLPMGGGKGGSDFDPKGKSDGEIMRFCQSFMFELSRYIGENTDIPAGDIGVGAREIGYMYGMYKKMRNEFTGVLTGKGLTYGGSLARTQATGYGVCYFMDEAMKDIKGKSFEGSTVVISGSGNVAIYATEKAQELGAKVVALSDSSGYIYDPEGIKLDTVKRIKEIERKRIKEYVKDHPSATYTEGCLGIWSIPCDIALPCATQNELDGASAQMLVDNGCFAVGEGANMPSTPDAVEIFINNKLVYGPGKAANAGGVATSGLEMSQNSMRYSWSFEEVDAKLQDIMVNIYKSASEAAKEFGEDNNLVIGSNIAGFMKVAEAMYAQGVAY; this is translated from the coding sequence ATGAAAAATCTTCAGTACATTATGGATGAAGCAAAAAAGCGTAATCCTAACGAACCGGAATTTTTACAAGCTGTTCAAGAGGTTCTTGAATCGTTAGAACCGGTTGCAGAAAAATATCCGGAATATGTTGAAGCCGGTATTTTTGAACGAATGATTGAACCTGAACGACAAATTATGTTCAGAGTACCTTGGGTTGATGATCAAGGAAAAGTGAACGTTAATCGTGGATTTAGAGTGCAGTTTAATAGTGCAATTGGTCCATATAAAGGTGGTCTGCGTTTTCACCCATCCGTTAATTTAGGAATCATTAAATTTTTAGGATTCGAACAAATCTTTAAAAATTCATTGACAAGTTTACCAATGGGTGGTGGAAAAGGTGGAAGTGATTTTGATCCAAAAGGAAAATCTGATGGGGAAATCATGCGTTTTTGCCAAAGCTTTATGTTTGAACTGAGCCGATATATCGGAGAAAATACAGATATCCCAGCAGGAGATATTGGAGTAGGTGCTCGTGAGATTGGTTATATGTATGGAATGTATAAAAAAATGCGTAATGAATTTACCGGAGTTTTAACAGGTAAAGGATTAACTTATGGTGGTTCACTTGCAAGAACCCAAGCAACAGGCTATGGTGTATGCTATTTTATGGATGAAGCAATGAAAGATATCAAAGGAAAATCCTTTGAGGGATCAACGGTTGTCATCTCAGGCTCTGGAAATGTAGCAATCTATGCGACAGAAAAAGCGCAAGAACTTGGTGCAAAAGTGGTTGCACTTAGTGATTCAAGTGGATATATTTATGACCCAGAAGGCATCAAGCTAGATACAGTTAAGCGTATCAAGGAGATTGAACGTAAACGTATCAAAGAATATGTCAAGGATCATCCGAGTGCAACATATACAGAAGGGTGCTTAGGCATTTGGAGTATTCCATGTGACATTGCACTTCCATGTGCAACACAAAATGAGCTTGATGGTGCATCAGCGCAGATGCTTGTCGATAATGGATGTTTTGCAGTGGGTGAAGGTGCGAATATGCCATCAACACCAGATGCAGTTGAGATTTTTATTAACAATAAACTTGTCTATGGTCCTGGAAAAGCGGCAAATGCAGGTGGAGTAGCAACATCAGGTTTAGAAATGAGCCAAAACAGTATGCGATATTCTTGGAGCTTTGAAGAAGTTGATGCAAAATTACAAGATATTATGGTGAATATTTATAAATCAGCAAGTGAAGCGGCAAAAGAGTTTGGCGAAGACAACAATCTTGTGATTGGGTCTAATATTGCTGGATTTATGAAAGTTGCTGAAGCAATGTATGCACAAGGTGTAGCATATTAG
- a CDS encoding PEP/pyruvate-binding domain-containing protein: MGARVKTGILGLDTAIDGLRIGDNVVWQVDTFSSYQRVVKAFVDQAIEDKRRLVYVRFGSHPPLIKEGIAKVKRYTVDPERGFESFATDVYRIIEKEGKETFYVFDVLTELLENWYSDLMIGNFFHVTCPFLYELDTVAYFGLIRNVHTFTTIATIRETTQLLLDAYQVEAQFYVHPLKVWKRYSPTMFFPHHVDGEKVVPITSSAEASMIFSTIPFGGERLDYWDTIFNEARQHLKDSPQDKQALRNHLMAKIIGQDSRMLQLCQRYMRLEDILEIQSRTIGTGYIGGKSVGMLLARKIIEKECAPEVIRQLESHDSFYLGSDVFYTYIVQNGWWQLRTQQKTDEFYYSYGKELKQKLMHGEFPDNIKEKFTQLLEYFGQSPIILRSSSLQEDNFGNAFAGKYESVFCANQGTREERFDAFMDAVRRVYASAMNESALVYRKTRGLYREDEQMAILIQRVSGDFYGDYFFPHVAGVGHSTNLYVWNKDMDIHAGMLRIVFGLGTRAVDRIEGDYAKIVSLDQPDKMSPMNYEDEKKYSQHYVDLLSVSENKLMTVPMESLQTMDFRTKSALFFRVDQQVRRRIRESGLKNIPEPYILDLKQLFHQTRFAMTMQHMMTVIEDVYNYPVDIEFTANFNQATDYQINIVQCRPLQTKVIGEPVAMPKMVQDQSCLFQSIGNFMGGNVYLPIAWVIYIDPDKYLALSQQDKYQVARVIGKLNTALKEEVVMLMGPGRWGTTTPSLGVPVKFQDICYMDVLCEMAIEGLMPELSYGSHFFQDIVESDIFYCALFDGMKGVKVNLALINSEKNQRLSRFIEDEAWAEVIKVVEFESLELYSDIQTQQLICCKKNNEICNFD, from the coding sequence ATGGGTGCACGCGTTAAAACAGGTATTCTTGGCTTAGATACAGCAATTGATGGGTTGCGCATCGGAGATAATGTGGTATGGCAAGTCGATACATTTTCTAGCTATCAACGTGTCGTTAAAGCCTTTGTGGATCAAGCCATTGAGGACAAGCGTAGGCTTGTTTATGTTCGTTTTGGTTCGCACCCTCCATTGATTAAAGAAGGCATAGCAAAAGTTAAACGCTATACAGTGGATCCTGAGCGTGGCTTTGAAAGCTTTGCAACGGATGTCTATCGAATCATTGAAAAAGAAGGCAAGGAGACGTTTTACGTTTTTGATGTACTAACGGAACTGTTGGAAAATTGGTATTCAGATTTGATGATTGGGAACTTTTTTCATGTAACGTGCCCCTTTCTCTATGAACTGGATACAGTTGCCTATTTTGGGCTTATTCGCAATGTCCATACGTTTACAACCATTGCGACCATTAGAGAGACAACTCAACTGCTTTTAGATGCCTATCAAGTTGAGGCGCAGTTTTATGTGCATCCGCTAAAAGTATGGAAGCGCTATTCTCCGACAATGTTTTTCCCGCATCATGTGGATGGGGAAAAGGTGGTGCCTATAACCTCTAGTGCTGAAGCATCCATGATTTTTTCAACCATTCCTTTTGGTGGAGAGCGCTTGGATTATTGGGACACAATCTTTAACGAAGCAAGACAGCATCTTAAAGATTCGCCTCAAGATAAGCAGGCACTTCGTAACCACCTCATGGCAAAAATTATTGGACAAGACTCTAGAATGCTTCAGTTGTGCCAGCGCTATATGCGCCTTGAAGATATATTGGAGATTCAATCAAGGACTATCGGAACAGGATATATTGGCGGGAAAAGTGTAGGGATGCTCTTGGCACGTAAAATTATCGAAAAAGAATGTGCACCGGAAGTGATCAGACAATTAGAGTCTCATGATTCGTTTTACCTTGGATCAGATGTATTTTATACATATATTGTACAAAATGGATGGTGGCAGCTTCGAACCCAACAAAAAACAGATGAATTTTACTATAGCTATGGAAAAGAGCTAAAGCAAAAGTTAATGCACGGAGAGTTTCCGGATAATATCAAAGAGAAGTTTACCCAGTTACTTGAATACTTTGGGCAATCACCGATCATTCTTCGCTCCAGCTCCCTACAAGAAGATAACTTTGGTAATGCATTTGCGGGAAAATACGAAAGTGTTTTTTGCGCAAATCAAGGGACAAGGGAAGAACGTTTTGACGCCTTTATGGATGCGGTACGTCGAGTATATGCCAGTGCAATGAATGAAAGTGCTTTGGTATATAGAAAAACACGGGGATTATATCGTGAAGATGAGCAGATGGCGATTTTGATTCAGCGAGTATCAGGGGATTTTTATGGGGATTATTTTTTCCCTCATGTTGCCGGCGTTGGACATTCAACGAATCTCTATGTGTGGAACAAGGATATGGATATTCATGCGGGCATGCTAAGGATTGTCTTTGGTTTGGGAACGCGAGCTGTTGACCGTATTGAAGGAGATTATGCAAAGATTGTCTCTCTAGATCAACCGGATAAAATGAGTCCGATGAACTATGAAGACGAAAAAAAATATTCTCAGCATTATGTAGATTTGTTATCTGTCTCAGAAAACAAATTGATGACGGTTCCTATGGAATCGTTACAAACCATGGACTTTAGAACGAAGAGCGCATTGTTTTTTCGAGTCGATCAACAGGTGCGGCGTCGGATTCGAGAATCCGGTTTGAAAAATATTCCAGAGCCCTATATCTTGGATTTAAAGCAGTTGTTTCATCAAACACGTTTTGCGATGACGATGCAACATATGATGACGGTCATAGAAGATGTCTATAATTATCCGGTGGATATTGAATTTACTGCGAATTTTAATCAGGCGACAGACTATCAGATTAATATTGTTCAATGTCGACCGCTACAGACAAAAGTTATTGGAGAACCTGTGGCAATGCCTAAAATGGTTCAAGATCAGTCCTGTTTATTTCAAAGTATAGGTAATTTTATGGGAGGTAATGTCTATCTTCCGATTGCATGGGTAATTTACATAGATCCGGATAAATATTTAGCTCTATCCCAGCAAGACAAATACCAGGTCGCAAGAGTGATTGGTAAACTCAATACAGCTTTAAAAGAAGAGGTTGTCATGTTGATGGGCCCTGGACGCTGGGGAACAACAACGCCATCTCTGGGAGTTCCGGTTAAGTTTCAGGACATATGTTATATGGATGTTTTGTGTGAGATGGCTATCGAAGGACTTATGCCGGAGTTATCCTATGGAAGTCATTTTTTTCAAGATATTGTTGAGTCAGACATTTTTTATTGCGCATTATTTGATGGAATGAAAGGTGTCAAGGTTAATCTTGCATTAATCAACAGTGAAAAGAATCAGCGTCTTTCTCGGTTTATCGAGGATGAGGCATGGGCAGAAGTGATTAAAGTTGTTGAATTTGAGAGCTTAGAGTTATATTCTGATATTCAGACACAACAGCTGATTTGCTGCAAAAAAAATAACGAAATTTGCAATTTTGATTGA
- a CDS encoding formate/nitrite transporter family protein — MAKIYSGPKALTEYILTQSKAKSNKRFIILLIQGILAGMYIAIGAIGYFKVAASVNDPGLGAFLGALVFPLGIIAILLMQAELFTSDSMVMIAVYDRRTNFSKTLRILSLILFANLIGAVFIAELSIGAQIFNEETLQLFFEKALHKVHMTPGELLMSSILCNIIVSTSVCLAYSCREEIAKVVVVWLGITVFVLSGTEHVVANMYYLFVAYFAGGNITMGQISYNLLLVAIGNFIGGGIIVSGINYMLAYRDIDRHKMH; from the coding sequence ATGGCAAAAATCTATTCAGGTCCAAAAGCGTTGACGGAATATATATTGACACAAAGTAAAGCAAAATCAAATAAACGGTTTATAATTTTATTGATTCAAGGTATTTTAGCAGGAATGTATATTGCTATAGGTGCAATTGGGTATTTTAAAGTGGCAGCATCTGTTAATGATCCCGGCTTAGGTGCTTTTTTAGGAGCCTTGGTTTTCCCGCTGGGAATCATCGCCATTTTGTTGATGCAGGCAGAGTTATTTACCAGTGACAGCATGGTAATGATTGCAGTCTATGATCGACGAACAAATTTTAGTAAAACCCTTAGAATACTTAGCCTTATTTTATTTGCTAATTTAATTGGGGCGGTGTTTATTGCAGAATTATCCATCGGTGCACAAATCTTTAACGAAGAAACATTACAGTTGTTTTTTGAAAAAGCCTTGCACAAGGTACACATGACTCCGGGCGAATTATTGATGAGCAGTATTTTGTGTAATATAATTGTTTCTACCAGTGTGTGTCTAGCCTATAGCTGTAGAGAAGAGATTGCAAAAGTTGTTGTTGTCTGGCTGGGGATTACTGTGTTTGTTCTTAGTGGAACAGAACACGTGGTTGCAAATATGTATTATCTATTTGTAGCCTATTTTGCTGGCGGGAATATTACGATGGGGCAAATCAGTTATAATTTGTTGCTGGTTGCCATAGGTAACTTTATTGGAGGCGGTATCATTGTCTCGGGGATTAATTATATGTTGGCCTATCGGGACATAGATCGCCACAAGATGCACTAA
- the gguB gene encoding sugar ABC transporter permease, with amino-acid sequence MLNTITQAIKENIRDYGMYIALGFIMLIFTRLTDGLFLTPRVLSDLIDMTGYIAVLSVGVTLVIIIQHIDLSIGYVCGFLGAVAAILTSTYGLPIWLVIIITMLGGAIIIGGWTGTLVANLKVPAFVATLAAMTMFRGMLIRVTNSATIFTANDSFNAIGNGYIPDIANIEGLHVLTIIIGVVGLLVFATMATISRRKQQAYNLHVAPLPAFIAKLLIVAAVVMFFIWKLASFKGLSWTAVIVAIVVLVYSFITNNTTLGRHIYAVGGNPEAAALSGINVKFVTYIVFASMGLMAGLSGILFTARLQSATPTAGMGFELDAIAGAFVGGTATTGGIGKVTGSIIGALVMMSLTKGMDLMNVGVSYQYIIRGLVLVAAVVFDVKTRNMHSKKA; translated from the coding sequence ATGTTAAATACGATTACACAAGCAATTAAAGAGAATATACGCGATTATGGTATGTATATTGCATTAGGATTTATTATGCTTATTTTTACACGTTTGACAGACGGGTTATTCTTAACCCCAAGAGTGTTGTCGGATCTTATTGATATGACAGGTTATATTGCAGTATTGTCAGTTGGTGTGACTTTGGTTATCATTATTCAACACATAGATTTATCTATAGGCTATGTGTGTGGATTTCTTGGGGCTGTTGCAGCCATACTTACATCCACATATGGTTTACCCATTTGGCTTGTTATTATTATTACAATGCTTGGTGGAGCCATTATCATCGGCGGGTGGACAGGAACACTTGTTGCCAATCTTAAAGTACCTGCATTTGTAGCGACACTTGCAGCAATGACTATGTTTCGTGGGATGCTTATTCGTGTGACCAACAGTGCAACGATTTTTACGGCAAACGATAGCTTTAATGCAATTGGAAACGGATATATTCCAGATATTGCCAACATAGAAGGACTTCATGTCTTAACAATTATTATTGGTGTGGTTGGTTTACTAGTCTTTGCGACAATGGCTACTATCTCACGAAGAAAACAACAGGCATATAATTTGCATGTTGCTCCATTGCCGGCGTTTATAGCAAAACTACTTATTGTAGCAGCAGTTGTTATGTTCTTTATTTGGAAGTTGGCAAGCTTTAAAGGCTTATCATGGACAGCTGTTATTGTGGCCATCGTTGTGCTTGTCTATAGCTTCATTACCAATAACACAACCCTTGGACGCCATATATATGCAGTCGGAGGAAATCCCGAAGCAGCAGCGTTATCAGGGATTAATGTAAAGTTTGTAACCTATATTGTCTTTGCTTCGATGGGGCTGATGGCGGGGCTATCAGGTATCTTGTTTACGGCAAGGCTTCAATCAGCAACGCCAACAGCAGGAATGGGATTTGAACTTGACGCTATCGCTGGAGCATTTGTTGGTGGAACAGCAACGACCGGAGGTATTGGGAAGGTAACAGGATCAATTATTGGTGCTCTTGTTATGATGTCCTTAACAAAAGGAATGGACCTCATGAATGTAGGTGTATCTTATCAATATATTATCCGTGGACTTGTTCTTGTAGCAGCAGTTGTCTTTGATGTGAAGACACGTAATATGCATAGTAAAAAAGCCTAG
- the gguA gene encoding sugar ABC transporter ATP-binding protein gives MANILEMRNITKEFPGVKALDNVNFAVEKGEIHCLVGENGAGKSTLMKVLSGVYPFGDYSGDILYEDEVQKFANISDSEKKGIAIIYQELALIPDLSVYENIFMGHEIHKKGIIRWNATRAEASKMLEKVKVKNVHPATKIIDLGVGVQQLVEIAKALSKDVKLLILDEPTAALNEDDSENLLELLKDLKQQGITSIMISHKLKEVIAVADTVTVLRDGKTICSLSADKGEVNERDIIKYMVGREINDIFPKRDEKNIGDVQLEVKQWSAFDRKLGRHVVKKADFKVRKGEIVGIAGLMGAGRTEFAHSLFGNSKNYLITGDMYIKGQQVKLTQPKQAINHGLAYVSEDRKGNGLILMQDIKQNITVANLKAISKATVVNKRSEIQIAEKYRESMNIKTPSIEQKVRNLSGGNQQKVALAKWLFVEPNILILDEPTRGIDVGAKYEIYTIMNELVAQGLSVIMISSELPEVLGMSDRIYVMAEGRLTGELDITEASQEKIMEMATV, from the coding sequence ATGGCAAATATATTAGAAATGCGAAATATAACCAAAGAATTTCCAGGGGTAAAAGCTTTGGATAATGTTAATTTTGCAGTGGAAAAAGGTGAAATCCATTGTTTGGTTGGGGAAAATGGAGCAGGAAAATCAACATTAATGAAAGTGCTTAGTGGAGTGTATCCTTTCGGAGATTATTCAGGGGATATATTGTACGAAGATGAAGTGCAAAAGTTTGCAAACATTAGTGATAGTGAAAAAAAAGGAATCGCCATTATTTATCAGGAGTTGGCTTTGATTCCTGACTTATCCGTATATGAAAATATTTTTATGGGTCATGAAATCCATAAAAAAGGAATTATTCGTTGGAATGCGACGCGGGCAGAGGCGTCAAAAATGTTGGAAAAAGTCAAAGTGAAAAATGTGCATCCGGCGACAAAAATTATTGACCTAGGTGTTGGCGTACAACAACTTGTTGAGATAGCAAAAGCGCTTAGCAAAGATGTCAAACTGTTAATTCTTGATGAACCGACAGCAGCGCTTAATGAAGACGATAGTGAGAATTTATTGGAGTTACTCAAAGATCTAAAACAACAAGGGATAACTTCTATAATGATTTCCCATAAATTAAAAGAAGTTATTGCTGTGGCAGACACAGTCACGGTATTACGTGATGGAAAAACAATCTGTTCATTAAGTGCAGATAAAGGTGAAGTTAATGAACGTGATATTATTAAATATATGGTTGGACGCGAGATTAATGATATTTTTCCTAAACGCGATGAAAAAAACATTGGAGATGTTCAGCTGGAAGTCAAACAATGGTCAGCCTTTGACCGTAAATTAGGACGTCATGTAGTTAAAAAAGCGGATTTTAAGGTGCGTAAAGGTGAAATTGTAGGTATTGCTGGGCTGATGGGGGCTGGACGTACAGAATTTGCCCACAGTTTATTTGGCAATTCAAAAAACTATCTCATAACCGGTGATATGTATATCAAAGGACAGCAGGTGAAGCTAACTCAACCTAAACAAGCGATTAATCATGGTTTGGCTTATGTATCAGAAGATAGAAAAGGCAATGGCCTTATCTTGATGCAAGATATTAAGCAAAACATTACCGTCGCAAATCTAAAAGCGATTTCTAAAGCAACAGTTGTGAATAAGCGTAGTGAGATTCAAATTGCAGAAAAGTATCGTGAATCCATGAACATAAAAACCCCGTCCATTGAACAAAAAGTTCGTAATTTAAGTGGAGGAAACCAACAAAAAGTAGCACTGGCTAAGTGGTTGTTTGTTGAGCCCAACATTTTAATCCTTGATGAACCAACTCGAGGAATTGATGTGGGAGCAAAATATGAGATATATACCATTATGAATGAACTTGTTGCTCAAGGTCTAAGCGTTATAATGATTTCTTCTGAATTGCCGGAAGTACTTGGCATGAGTGATCGAATATATGTTATGGCTGAAGGCCGTTTGACAGGTGAGTTGGATATTACGGAAGCTTCACAAGAAAAAATCATGGAAATGGCAACGGTTTAG